A region of Toxorhynchites rutilus septentrionalis strain SRP chromosome 1, ASM2978413v1, whole genome shotgun sequence DNA encodes the following proteins:
- the LOC129774692 gene encoding putative ankyrin repeat protein RF_0580 has protein sequence MAGSPLEKLIHSDDNFHVFLTKQTTSIIGLRWDFPAPLDEPFDLFKVEKCYSCKRNQWRVVHWGSGWCVTIHNLEQNLCYSFRISVLRQQEEDGSFVYVRESQIFRTFTLPDVPSTMSVYRAVKKNQPALVRKLLSMKPDLINVPVNEETLLYQAVKNNNLEVIDLLFEFGADVNLGIPCNGETPLHLAVYNKNIKIARHLIEHGAHVNASNYIGMTAGHYAIDANDLHTLKFVLSHGCSVETRDRCNWTLIFRAIFMRANAEVIKHLLERKCRLKIHDSNKLTPLDYAQLTEQEEFVRLIKKRLKI, from the exons ATGGCTGGTTCTCCACTGGAAAAACTAATCCATTCCGATGACAACTTCCACGTTTTCCTCACCAAACAAACCACATCCATAATAGGGCTGCGGTGGGACTTTCCCGCGCCACTGGACGAACCGTTCGATCTGTTCAAGGTGGAGAAATGCTACAGCTGCAAGCGGAATCAGTGGCGCGTGGTACACTGGGGATCCGGTTGGTGCGTTACTATCCACAATCTCGAACAGAACCTGTGCTACTCGTTCCGCATTAGCGTTTTGCGTCAGCAGGAAGAAGACGGTAGCTTCGTGTACGTTCGTGAGTCGCAGATTTTCCGTACCTTTACGCTGCCGGATGTCCCCTCGACGATGTCGGTGTACCGAGCGGTGAAGAAGAACCAACCGGCGTTGGTGCGGAAGCTGTTGAGCATGAAGCCGGACCTGATTAATGTGCCTGTCAACGAGGAAACCCTCTTGTATCAAGCGGTTAAGAATAACAACCTGGAAGTGATCGATCTGCTGTTCGAGTTTGGTGCGGACGTGAACCTCGGGATACCATGTAATGGGGAAACGCCACTGCAC CTGGCAGtctataataaaaatataaagatCGCTAGGCACCTCATCGAACATGGTGCACACGTGAACGCCTCGAATTACATCGGAATGACAGCAGGGCACTATGCGATCGATGCAAATGATCTGCACACGCTAAAGTTCGTACTCTCCCATGGTTGTAGTGTCGAGACACGTGATCGGTGCAACTGGACGTTGATCTTTCGGGCGATATTCATGCGAGCAAACGCCGAGGTCATCAAGCATCTGTTGGAGCGCAAGTGTCGACTGAAGATTCACGACAGTAACAAGCTGACGCCGCTGGATTACGCCCAGCTAACGGAACAGGAGGAATTTGTCAGATTGATCAAGAAAAGACTCAAAATATAA